The DNA window tCTCAATATCTTTTAAGCAGTGCTCGCCTAAACAGCCGTTTAGACTGTTTAATCGGCGTCTAAACGGTAGACGGAGTGAATCTGTCTCGTTTAGGGcctaaacaataaattaaacgGGCTGAGCGTTTAAACGGGTCAAAACGGTTTAAACGGCATAAATGAAACGGTAATCAGCCCGTTTAGATGGTGCAAGAGCGGATTAAACGCCGACTCGGCGAACAAAATTTGGTTCTCTGTTCTCCAGTTTTGATTTCTAAGTCAATCAATTAACCTACTAATCAATGATTGATTGGATGAGTTCTTATTGCTTTGAATCAGCCACGTTGTTCAATGATGGATGTAATTGTAGTGATTGATTGCTGGTAATACTTCAACTTTTAGTCTTGTGATTGTgtatttttgtgcaaaaagtAGGAATACCGTTTAAAATGTTTAATCCGTTTAAACGCCGTTTAATCCGTTTAAACTGTAGACAATGGTAATCGCTCGACTAGCGTTTACAGTTTAGGCAAACACTGCTTTTAAGTGCCACAAACATTTTTGGAATGAAATCGATAACTTTATGCCCTACAAATTGAAACTATCGTCCAGTTCATTCTAATCGCCGAAAACATTGACTGAGATGCATCCGTTAAGTTGCTACTGCTATTTGTATTATGAGAAATAGGTCAGGTTCAACTTCAATACTCGCTTAAACTTTTCTTATGTCATGTTTGCGCTtccgtttatgcttatatgttaaattttaaattttcaaccttaaatttggagttgattttagggttttttcaccggagtttattttataatattgtcttttagatcactaagaatacatatatatatatataaagatgttgttcataaattatttttcatttataaatacgtaaaaaaaatcaaacaatcaccgcaTTCTACCTAACTGGCTTCACGATCATAACATCCTATGTAAAATTTCTGTGAATAAACTATAACCAAGATGGCATCATTGTTATGGATTAAACACCTAACacaaggaaaagagaggagatGCAAAGGGTTAACAGGGACataaaaatcatttctgatcattgCATTCCGCTAACGATTCCTTTGAATTTATGACATTCTATCACAATGGTGCTGTCCATCGATTAAATTTTTGTGTCCTAGATTTCTCTTGCCTCGTGTATGTTCAAGATGTGTTTATGTATAAATGATTCACTGTAACCGCTTTTACCGATCAAGTTTCCACTTTTTCcggctgatttttttattaaaatcaataaaaaatttagtaattaatCTTAATTAATACTGATCAAGATTCCAGCTGATTGGTTTATCCAAACCTTACTTTTAAAGCACGGCCATAATTTAACGAGCTGATTTCATCTCAACAAGTGTTGTACAAAATGTTACATTCAAGTGATTCAGCCAACGTTGAGCTATCAGCCAGAGGAACGGTGCATCACGATCGGTTCAGTCCACACAGGAACACGAGGGGTTCTCACTTCTATTCGTCTCCGCAGCCAGCCCGCAGCAGGCCGCGCCAAGGGACACCGAGGCAGCATCCCCGTAAGGCCATAACAGGCTTCGCAACAAAGCCGTTGGATGTTGCAGCCTCACTGGCTCGAGCTAGCCAGTTGACCAGTTGCATCATCGTAAGTGATTCTCCTTCTCGTTGGCGTTCTTTCTCGGCCTTGTGGGAGATCTCGCACGAACGGCGGTGACGTTCTCCTTGTTGGTGCTCACGGACTCGTCAGGCTTAGCGGCGTTGCGATCCGTGAGAGGAGGGTTGCTGTCCACGGCTGTTGAGGACATTGCTCGGGGCAACCTGAGGGGGATGTCTCTGTTCCGCGCAACCGGCTCAGTGTTCTCCGGCGCCGCGGgtgggagaggaggcgctgaagGGACGAGCTGAACTGTCGACTTGCGCCAGTTTTTCCTCTGCTTCGGTTTTGCCCCAGTTTGTTTCACCTGAAAAGTTTCAGAAAGGCAATGAGGCAATGCAGAAGGCATTGTTGTGAGTTTCATCGTATCCAAGGAAGATGTGCAAATGTAATTTTTCAGGTAAATGTGCAAATGTAATGTAAGCAATAAGATTGAGCTGGCCTGTCAGGAACACAGAGCAGCTTAAGGTGAATACTTGTTATGATAGTTAGGGTGAAGAATAGCACATACCACATTATTTCCAATGTCAGCCAGTGGTTTTCTTGATTTTGGCTCTTGTGCTTCCTTTTCTGACATAGCATTCTCAAGAAGCATAACACCTTGCTTCACAATTTCCTGTGTTTTCGCATCATCCACATCATCTGAAGAAGATGCGTCAACCAACGCATCAACTTCCTTTTGAGACGAGTCCATTTCTTGCTTCATATCCACCCTATTAGAACACCTGGAGGATATACACCCGCAGTCGCCACCACATTGTGAACCAGAAGCTCTGCACTCACATTTTTGAGTCTTGCAGGATGAGTATTTCGTGCATGAGCAGCACTGCTGAGCAAGGTCCTTTTGTGCAGTAGGCTTTTCTTGACTGGCCATTTCtgattttacatttttatgtGTAGTACCACTACCCAGGTTAGGATTCAAATGGCTGGACACTGTTTGCCGACGTCTTCTCACCTTCTTGGAAGATTCTATACAGTCTGCATCAGATGCTCCACAATCTGCATCAGATGCTTCCCAGTCTGCATCAGATTCTTCCGACTTCTCAGAATCTGATATATCCATGTCATCGGACCAGAAGAAGTTGTTCTTGCTATACAATAAACTATGGGAAGCTCGAACGCTCTGCACGGAAGAGGGAAGATGTGAGACATATTTTATATGGAATATATGGATTAAGTGCATTACCATATGGATATCACCATACATGCTCTAGCTGAACAAAGATACAAAATACCTTTCGCACAGCATAAGGTCGACCATCTTCAGAACCACCAGTACCAGTTCTTGAAGTGCCAACCGGATTCTTTGCTTCATTCATAGCAGTAAAAAGCTGTGTATTGAGAAAGTATAGGCACATATGTGATTCAGAAATCAAATATACGCTAGTGAAATGAATCGTGAAATTCCAGCAATGTAATCAAATATGCCAGCCATCAACATTCACAGAATTTTACCAGTATATTTTGGTTATTCAAATCCTTCACTTGAGTTTCTAATTGTCTGATTCTACCATTAAGGGCAACCAACTTTTCCTTCAGCTCAGAAATGAAATGCTCTTTCTCTTTACACATGACCTCTTTGTCAAGTTGCTGGCATCTATAAGCAACGAATATCAAATAAAACCAGAATAAAGATAGTAGGGATGTTTATTCATATCTAAATAAACACCCAAACAACACGTTTAAAGGATTTCAACATTTGTGAAAGCAAAATACAACATACCTTGACGATGATGCCAACTGAAAAAGATAATTCATTGTGTTCTTTGCGTCGGGAAGGGACCTTACATGATTCCATCTACCTCTACCATTGAACGAACGCTCTCGCTCCTCCGCTTCAGACAGTTGAGAGGCCATAGACACCATAGCACTAGAGGATGATGACAACATGTTTTCTAGTGCTGATATCCTAGAACTTCTAGCACTAGGAGACATAGCCTGAGGACACTCTTTTAGCTTTGCTATTTCCTTGGAGATTGTCGCTCTCCTGTTAAGAAACAAATAACATTGATATTAGATGCCAACCAGACATAGAACAAAATTAGAATACTCAACCTAATGAGAAACAATTTATCAACTAGAATGGAAGTTAGGAACATTTTTTAGAAGTACAAAGATCAGATTGTTGTATTGTGGGTAGGCTCAAAGGACGTTTTGGAAACCAAAAAAGgtcaaaaactaaaacaaatagatgaaaaacaattcaCTCATGACAGTTTAGTAATGAGCACAAGGTTTGTGTACCATTACATTGAGAGAAAAGGTAAGTCTGAATATTACAACCTACAGATTGGATGAGTGCATTGTAATTTAGATAAGGAAATCCCATTTTCTGCAACATGTAAGTGATTATCCGAAAAATCAATGTACCCTGTGGAAGTTCATCCATCATCTAATGGTAAGTCACATCAAGGAACTGGACAGGTTGTTATGTTTGCAttctataaaagaaaaggatgttCACAGACTTTCTTCTTTCATGCTTAAAATAATGCATATATCCATAAAACACACCAAggatatcaaaataaatagaaTCCATGCCAAATATGATGCAAGCACAGGAAAACTGAGACTTACTCTTGCATTTGTCGCTCGTAGTGCGAACGCAATTCATATGCCCTTACGGTAACTTCAAGTTCATCATCAATGGCCCGCATTAAAGCCTAGTTGATGTATCAAGAGAAAATGTCCGATGAAATGGAGTGGGAAAGCATTAGTCACTAtatatgcaaacaaaaaaatagacaAGGTTTCAGTGATATTACCTGGATCCCTGAGCCACTTGCACTTCCTGaaaagttatgaattttaaacgTGAGGCATTACTTGATGAGTCATAGCTCACTGATGCACATCAATCTTAACGGAAATAAAAAGGTCAATGTTTTTAGCTTGGTACCATATGTGTCACGGGTCGACTTTTTTGCTTCAAGCAACTCCTTCAGTCTTTTTGTGGCCATTGctgcttcttcagttttcCGCTGCAAAACCTATATTTCAAAGCAGAATGGTATTACTATCATGTTACCTAGAAAGATAAAATGGGAAGTGAATGAGAAATCAAACCATTTTCTGCCTCTGGTTTAAGGCCAGGAGTTTATGCATCTCATATTCATTTCTTCTCCCTTCCTTCTTGAGCTAGTTAACAAAAATACCACGAGGTCATCCCAGGTCCCTTGAAAATTATGGATTTCATAAGAATTCAAACAAGCAGTAAGAACAAATACCTGAAGCACTTCCTTTTCACGAGCAGCCTTCCAAGATCTAAATTGTTCCGATTCTTGCTTAATCTTTTGCTGAAGTTGAACCTAAGATAACAAGAATAGAGGACAGGTCAGAAGATAAAGGCAAGCGATGTCTGGTCCTCTGGGGAACAGAGGAGAAATACCTTTTGAGATTTTATACGATGAATTTCATCCTGTAAGCGCTTAGCTGCCTCATCACTTTTCTGTTTCTGTCGTAGTAGCTGCTGTTGAGCTTCCTGCTTTTTCTTCAGCTCAGAGACCTGCAAAACAGTGGCAATCAGTATCTGAGGAAGGGACATATGCAGTTATTGTGTGTGCGCACCTGAGATTCAAGCGTATTCAGTTTCTGAAGATAGTTTTCTTTCAGTTTTTGTGCACTCTCATCAGTAGAAGAGGATATATTGGTTAATGCATGACGAAGATCCTCAATTTCTTTCTGAAAACAAAAAACCGTTACTAATCTTCAAGCaaagaagttaaaaaaatctgttttaatcaaattaacctGAAGAGCCTTCTTTTCTTGCTCCATCTCATGTAACTTCTTCTCGTAATGTTGCTTGAGAACTGAGGTGTCACTCTTTGCAAATTGTTTCATCTCCGCCTTTTGGCATTGAAATATGGCATATAATTATACTCATtcacatgaatcaaacaacaGAATAACATAACGTATTTTTACATTTATgtgacataaattttattgtcTTTGAAACAAGGGTGCGCAGAAGGCATGCATATGTGAGGTAAATCTgtcacatgtatataaaactaaaaaggtAGTGTTAGAATAGTAAAATTCAGGGACAATGTGTTGAGACCAAGTCAAATGATTGTAGCCCCGTGTATGAACAACCACATTTTTAAGGGGAAACTGTACCTCCTTTTGCTGAAGCCTTTTATCTAGTTCCTGGAGCTCCTTATCAAGTTTGTCTTGCATGGAGGaatgttctctctccttttcttcttcatcGGCTTCACCTGTAGATAGTAGAGGTATTCAACTGATTACAGTATCTTTTGATTTTAGAATGAAATTCCACCTCAACATTCGAGATTTTCCATTGCTGGAATTCAATGAAGGTGATAATTCAATATAAACCACTACTTGAACCCTAATCCTTGGTGGGAAAAATTGTAAAGTACTTTTGAATTGTCAATGTCAGGAAGTTAACCAGTGATCTATTGTTTTATATTGATTTATGCAGGAACACACCACAGGAATGTGACCCTTGAGACTgagaaatagaaaatgatCACTGCTAATCTCATTCTAGAACACAGACAGCTAGTTGACCGAGAATGCACAAAAACCCTGCTTTCAATTCTTGTTCTACACACTACCACCAATATTACGTGATCAAGTGTAAAGTCACAGCAACATAAAGTGATCATGGATCAGGTTTTCATTCAGATAATCCTAGTTCAATGTTCTGGAGTCATTAGATTGCAAAATGTGACTCTGAATAGGATACTTATTAAAGGAAGTGCAACAACCACATTGTATGAAAGCAATCTGACATCCTATGACTTACTTGAAACATCAGGTGTTCCTACTTCACAAACTGAACCCAAGTCATCAAGAAGCAAATCCTTGTCCATGGCAAACCGAtcatttaaatcatttttgcaGGTACTAGAGAATTTCTGCCGCATCAGTTCACTCTCCAACTTCtgaattttcaatatatagCTCTTCATGACGTCCACATCCTGCTcagaataaaaacatataaaaatttgttcAATTAAGCCGTTTAAGTAATATTCCCACAAATCCGAAGAGCAGAAGGGTGGATACATAATTCCACATACCTGGTCAACATCAGTACTCTCAATGTCATCCCATGATTTCCCATTGCGTGCTGATTCAAGCTTTAACATCAACTGGTCCTTTTCCAGCTGCAAGCATATGATTGATTATTTATACCACTGTTGTGTTACCAGAGATATTCGCCTACCTTTTCCAGACAGTTTGCACATGTAGTTGACTAGCGATGTTCTGATCTAGAGATGGTGCATATAATTGTCATGTGCCTCATACTTATTGCGTAGAGTTAATAGTTAACACAGAAACGTATTACACAATCATCGAGAGCTAGAATACACCTATATACCAAATCACCTAGTGATGTGAACTCATATGTAATACTAGAAAGTAATGCTAGGAACATAAGTAGATTGGGACTTCGCTTTGATGAAGCAGGGTACAGAAAATCAATCATAAATACCTGGGCAGCAAGTGCACGCTGTGCCAATTGTTCACACGACAATTCCCTTTCCTTAAGCTCATGGTTAAGCTCTGAATTTTTTAGCTCAAGTAGGGATACTTTTTGTTGCAGCAACTGAAAGGTGCAGAAGCAGAATTAGACAATGAATCAATAAATTTCACCAGACCTTGCAGGCCTGCTAAACCAACCTGGAGTTCTTCTAGTGCAGCAGTCCCGCTGCGGGAGAACAGGAGCTCAGTCTGCAGCTGCTCTAACTGACTCCTCAATTTTTGCATCTCTGCTGTAACTGGGTCACGGTTTATCTACAAGGACAAAAAGGGAAGTTATATCAACTAAGAAAATAATGTGAGCATATCTTTAGGGAAAGAGTAAACATACCACAGCCTTATTTTGAATGTTCCGTGCACGATTGGCATACTTGAGTGTGTTTATAGTTTCTTCTGCATTTGAATCTGCTGGGCTAATGCAAGCTACAGGAAATGAAcatcaaagaaaaaggattTAGGTAAAGGTACTTCCAATGCAACATTACAATTAAGCAATGTATACCTACCAATCATAACAGTTTTGCTGTTTCCTCCAAGCGAATCctgcaaaaatattaaatttagtaatGGGCATGAGGCAAATGTGACAATATGGCAGAGCAATGAGTTCCCGAGTAACCATGTAATTGTTTCCTGTCCAATAATTCATGAACTTTAACACATGATATGCTTGTGGCATAACTAGCATCCATACCTGAAGAAGACGTGTTAATTTACTGTCCCGATATGGGACAAATGCtccttcttttctcttcttttcatCACCCAACGCACTAATGACATTGCCAAGAGCTAGAA is part of the Oryza brachyantha chromosome 2, ObraRS2, whole genome shotgun sequence genome and encodes:
- the LOC102719929 gene encoding kinesin-like protein KIN-4C, whose amino-acid sequence is MEGSEAAPHQQKDSVKVAVNIRPLITPELLLGCTDCVTVTPGEPQVQIGPHVFTYDHVYGSTGSSSSLIFGQCVHPLIDSLFRGYNATVLAYGQTGSGKTYTMGTNYTAEANCGGIIPQVMETIFKKADALKDSTEFLIRVSFIEIFKEEVFDLLDASHAALRLDSGSVAKAAGQPARVSIQIRETASGGITLAGVTEAEVKTKEEMASFLARGSSSRATGSTNMNSQSSRSHAIFTISLEQKKTSSASDKLANNEYDILSSKFHLVDLAGSERAKRTGADGLRLKEGIHINRGLLALGNVISALGDEKKRKEGAFVPYRDSKLTRLLQDSLGGNSKTVMIACISPADSNAEETINTLKYANRARNIQNKAVINRDPVTAEMQKLRSQLEQLQTELLFSRSGTAALEELQLLQQKVSLLELKNSELNHELKERELSCEQLAQRALAAQLEKDQLMLKLESARNGKSWDDIESTDVDQDVDVMKSYILKIQKLESELMRQKFSSTCKNDLNDRFAMDKDLLLDDLGSVCEVGTPDVSSEADEEEKEREHSSMQDKLDKELQELDKRLQQKEAEMKQFAKSDTSVLKQHYEKKLHEMEQEKKALQKEIEDLRHALTNISSSTDESAQKLKENYLQKLNTLESQVSELKKKQEAQQQLLRQKQKSDEAAKRLQDEIHRIKSQKVQLQQKIKQESEQFRSWKAAREKEVLQLKKEGRRNEYEMHKLLALNQRQKMVLQRKTEEAAMATKRLKELLEAKKSTRDTYGSASGSGIQALMRAIDDELEVTVRAYELRSHYERQMQERATISKEIAKLKECPQAMSPSARSSRISALENMLSSSSSAMVSMASQLSEAEERERSFNGRGRWNHVRSLPDAKNTMNYLFQLASSSRCQQLDKEVMCKEKEHFISELKEKLVALNGRIRQLETQVKDLNNQNILLFTAMNEAKNPVGTSRTGTGGSEDGRPYAVRKSVRASHSLLYSKNNFFWSDDMDISDSEKSEESDADWEASDADCGASDADCIESSKKVRRRRQTVSSHLNPNLGSGTTHKNVKSEMASQEKPTAQKDLAQQCCSCTKYSSCKTQKCECRASGSQCGGDCGCISSRCSNRVDMKQEMDSSQKEVDALVDASSSDDVDDAKTQEIVKQGVMLLENAMSEKEAQEPKSRKPLADIGNNVVKQTGAKPKQRKNWRKSTVQLVPSAPPLPPAAPENTEPVARNRDIPLRLPRAMSSTAVDSNPPLTDRNAAKPDESVSTNKENVTAVRARSPTRPRKNANEKENHLR